The window AAATGCTCGCCTATTGCTCGGTGCTGAATTTAATGCCGTAGCGCAACAGACGATTTATCGCGAAGTTGATACTCAATTAAGCCAGAATCGTATGTTGTACTTAGGTCGGATTAATACCGTGATTGCCGACCGTTATATCTTCACTCAATTGAATCGGTTTGTTGAACCCAATATCGACACCCAGCAAGCATTGAGCTATCACTTTATTTTCCCGCCGACATCCTATCGCATGGTATTCCACAACTCAGTGGCGCGGGATACTTTTAATCAAGGGCTGGCAAAAATTAAGGCCAATGGGATTTATCAGGCCTTAGTGGTCAAATACTTAGGCAGTGCTTAGCAAGGCCTAAGTATTTGAGTGGAAGGCTGAATCGAGATGATCAACTACAGAGGTTAGCGTTCTGGCTCGTTCACGAGCGCTTGTGTGAGTGGGCGTATTTTACTGACTAAGAACACGCTCAAGCTGCTGATGAAGGCGGCTAAAAAGGTTGAAAACAGCACATCTTGTGGCCAGTGCATCCCTAACAGCATGCGGCTTAATCCCATCAAAAATCCCCAACCTAATAATACCAATGCAACGCTAGGTAAGCCTGCGAGCAGCAGATAGTAACTGGCGGTGAGCACCAGTGTCACAGCAAAAATGGTATGCCCAGAAGGGAATGAGTAGCCAATTTCATCTTCCCAATGCTGGTGAATGCGCGAGTCGAGTCTCATCTCAGGTTCAGTCGTTTTTAAGCCATCTAGCGCAGTGGATATTGTCTCGGAGCGCCCCTGTTTATCCAATTGATAAAAGGCATCGAGTGAAAGCTGCTCGTTCGTAGGCAGTGCTTGCTTAGCCAAAAAGACCAGATTAGGTCTGGACTCTTTGAAATAGGATTTGAGCGTATGGCTCACACTTAAGCTGATGACTTGGCTGAGACTAATGGCTAAAAACAAACTCATAAAGAGGGCTTTAGGCATAAGACGATAGGCGATAGCCAGCACAAACAACACAGTGGCCACGCCATAGGGCGCTGTGCCCGTCATGGTAATCCAATATAAGGTTCGGGCTAAGTGAGAGTGCAGATCGATCAGTGGAAACAACTGATTTTGGGTCAGTAACAGTAAGCTTGGAATGCTTGCCAGCAATAACCAGGCTAAACCTAAACGGCGGAAAAGATAGGCGCTATGGGTCAAAATATAAGCCTCTTGATAAACGCCATAGGCTACAACGCGGCAATGGCTTTGCCAATAAAAAAATCCCGACAGCAAAAAGTGGCGCTGTCGGGGGTCTTCAAGGGTGGATCGGTTGGGCGCTGTTACGCCGTGTTCTTGGGTTGATGCCTTGTGACAAACATCAAAATCAGTAGGACAACTAACAGTAATCCTGTGCCCATCAGCAGGGCGTAATCTTCAAGTTGCAGTATCGAGTACAGCACGGCATATAAACTCACCAGCATAATGCCTACTATCGCACCGCGCTTGATGCTTGCAGTAGCACTGCCCACGTAGGCGGATACCGACAACACGGGAATACAGGCGGCAATTAAATAGGCATGCAAGAAGGCTAAATGCTCAGACAGCGACAGCAGTAGCAAATAGAACAAGGCCATGGCGCTGCCGACTAACACATATTGAATCGTGCTGAGGCTGGTTTTTTGCCCAAGCTCAAAAATGAACAACATGATAAAAGTCAGTACGATAAACAGCAGGCCGTATTTCACTGAGCGTTCAATCTTGCCGTAGTGAGTCACGGGCTCGAACAGAATCGCATTGGCCGATACTTCGGTCAGGCTCGATTGATTACTCTTAATGAACTCCTGAGGATAGTTACGGGTTAAGTGACTGATATTCCAGCTTGCCGTAAAGCCCTGCGCGTTAATATCACGCTCTGCGGGTAATAATCCCTTGAAGCTCGGGTGTGGCCAGTCGGCGTGAATGTTAATTAAGGTTTGCTCACCCAGTGGCAGGGCGCTGATGGACTGAGAACCGCGCAGTGTCATCGCAAAGTCCACGCTAAAGTCACTGGCTTCGGCGACTTGTACGCCTTGGTTGAAGCCCTTTTCTAGACCGCCGGTGCTGCCTAATCCGGTGCCCGACATCAGTGAGCCTGAAAGCGTGACCGCATCACCCGTTAATTCAAGTTTATCCACTTTATCAATGGCTTGATTTGATGAAACACCAAAGGCGAGGCGCGCATTTTTATTGTC of the Shewanella baltica genome contains:
- a CDS encoding phosphatase PAP2 family protein, which translates into the protein MTHSAYLFRRLGLAWLLLASIPSLLLLTQNQLFPLIDLHSHLARTLYWITMTGTAPYGVATVLFVLAIAYRLMPKALFMSLFLAISLSQVISLSVSHTLKSYFKESRPNLVFLAKQALPTNEQLSLDAFYQLDKQGRSETISTALDGLKTTEPEMRLDSRIHQHWEDEIGYSFPSGHTIFAVTLVLTASYYLLLAGLPSVALVLLGWGFLMGLSRMLLGMHWPQDVLFSTFLAAFISSLSVFLVSKIRPLTQALVNEPER
- the creD gene encoding cell envelope integrity protein CreD; this translates as MFNIIVGVIALFTLALFGGAAYLVVRALLKKFNRDQGIDMESPQAQSSHSKGTPLAKNTTLLKALTIGILSILAMIPLGIIMDMTSDREALYHSVVDEIGRSWGEQQTLSGPVLVIPYSYFVMQEEVSADGKNRHQVKRTYQDELVILPKKLKLDLDLKHDFRTRGIYQSLVYNATLQGKADFSLSHYEIPNLIAFDNKNARLAFGVSSNQAIDKVDKLELTGDAVTLSGSLMSGTGLGSTGGLEKGFNQGVQVAEASDFSVDFAMTLRGSQSISALPLGEQTLINIHADWPHPSFKGLLPAERDINAQGFTASWNISHLTRNYPQEFIKSNQSSLTEVSANAILFEPVTHYGKIERSVKYGLLFIVLTFIMLFIFELGQKTSLSTIQYVLVGSAMALFYLLLLSLSEHLAFLHAYLIAACIPVLSVSAYVGSATASIKRGAIVGIMLVSLYAVLYSILQLEDYALLMGTGLLLVVLLILMFVTRHQPKNTA